In Capillimicrobium parvum, a genomic segment contains:
- a CDS encoding sugar ABC transporter substrate-binding protein, which produces MAVTAVALLIGACGSSDDGGASSTAAPAGTGVSTAATATATTAGGKPVNVAFLVYTYADFHQAQKDGIESVVSKDGGRVQVFSANFDPQKQLKQCQDAVSSGRFDAIILEAVEGPTGVPCVAAAKQADIPVVALDIAVGKDPEKIEPQTDGVVASIVQTPTANAKNLVDITKEACKGVDPCKVIAEVATPSDHFTNLGVDTVAKEAGPNVQIEQKVVGQYDPSVIAKAFPDALSAHPDATVFLSAADTQALAVVPAVKQAGKQDEVKLLGNGGSRLGIKGVEDGTLFATAGNWPFQEAVAAAKAATQAVNGETVDPTGVDALAIDEPRIITKANVAEFTPEWGAE; this is translated from the coding sequence ATGGCGGTGACTGCCGTGGCCCTACTGATCGGGGCATGCGGTTCCAGCGACGACGGCGGCGCCTCGTCGACCGCGGCGCCCGCCGGCACCGGCGTGTCGACCGCGGCGACGGCGACGGCGACGACCGCCGGCGGCAAGCCGGTGAACGTCGCGTTCCTCGTCTACACCTACGCGGACTTCCACCAGGCCCAGAAGGACGGCATCGAGAGCGTCGTCTCCAAGGACGGGGGCCGGGTGCAGGTGTTCAGCGCGAACTTCGACCCCCAGAAGCAGCTCAAGCAGTGCCAGGACGCGGTCTCCAGCGGGCGCTTCGACGCCATCATCCTCGAGGCCGTCGAGGGCCCCACGGGCGTCCCGTGCGTCGCGGCGGCCAAGCAGGCCGACATCCCGGTCGTGGCGCTCGACATCGCGGTGGGCAAGGACCCGGAGAAGATCGAGCCGCAGACCGACGGCGTCGTCGCCAGCATCGTCCAGACGCCGACCGCGAACGCGAAGAACCTCGTCGACATCACCAAGGAGGCGTGCAAGGGCGTCGACCCGTGCAAGGTGATCGCGGAGGTCGCGACGCCGAGCGACCACTTCACGAACCTCGGCGTGGACACCGTGGCCAAGGAGGCGGGACCGAACGTGCAGATCGAGCAGAAGGTCGTCGGCCAGTACGACCCGAGCGTCATCGCGAAAGCGTTCCCTGACGCGCTGAGCGCGCATCCGGATGCCACCGTGTTCCTCTCGGCTGCCGACACGCAGGCGCTGGCCGTCGTGCCCGCCGTCAAGCAGGCGGGCAAGCAGGACGAGGTCAAGCTGCTGGGCAACGGCGGAAGCCGCCTCGGCATCAAGGGCGTCGAGGATGGCACGCTGTTCGCGACCGCGGGCAACTGGCCGTTCCAGGAGGCCGTGGCCGCGGCGAAGGCGGCAACGCAGGCGGTCAACGGCGAGACGGTGGACCCGACCGGCGTCGACGCCCTGGCGATCGACGAGCCGAGGATCATCACCAAGGCGAACGTCGCCGAGTTCACGCCCGAGTGGGGCGCGGAGTAG
- a CDS encoding alpha/beta fold hydrolase, translating into MEVDGLHTAYRRSGSGEPVLYLHGAAPYLTRGWLPFHEHLSESVDLVVPEHPGFGDTPLPPTLTGFADVVLHYDAFLRALDVDRPHVVGHALGGWIAMELAITYPERFSSLTLVAPAGLRLPGVPQPDLFRLTAREQLDVLLNGRADRYEHLLVLDGEPDDTLRAYAESVTHARLAWNPRYDVKLDERLGRVRIPTLVVRPDEDRAIPVEAAQRAVELIPNARLETVSGPPDAPTGHLLLLQEPRALAEHIAGHVAAHPRNEVIA; encoded by the coding sequence GTGGAGGTGGACGGGCTCCACACCGCGTACCGCCGGAGCGGATCCGGCGAGCCGGTGCTCTACCTCCACGGCGCCGCGCCGTACCTCACGCGCGGCTGGCTGCCGTTCCACGAGCACCTCTCTGAGTCGGTCGACCTCGTCGTGCCCGAGCACCCGGGCTTCGGCGACACGCCGCTGCCGCCGACCCTCACCGGATTCGCCGACGTGGTGCTCCACTACGACGCGTTCCTGCGCGCGCTCGACGTCGATCGCCCGCATGTCGTCGGCCACGCGCTCGGGGGATGGATCGCCATGGAGCTCGCGATCACCTACCCGGAGCGGTTCAGCAGCCTCACGCTCGTCGCGCCGGCGGGCCTGCGGCTGCCCGGCGTGCCCCAGCCCGATCTCTTCCGGCTCACCGCTCGCGAGCAGCTGGACGTCCTCCTGAACGGCCGCGCCGATCGCTACGAGCACCTGCTCGTTCTCGACGGCGAACCCGATGACACGCTGCGCGCCTACGCGGAGTCGGTCACGCACGCGCGGCTCGCGTGGAACCCCCGCTACGACGTCAAGCTCGACGAACGCCTCGGACGGGTGCGCATCCCGACGCTGGTCGTCCGGCCCGACGAGGACCGCGCCATCCCGGTGGAGGCCGCGCAGCGCGCGGTCGAGCTCATCCCGAACGCCCGGCTCGAGACGGTCTCCGGGCCACCGGACGCGCCGACGGGCCACCTGCTTCTCCTGCAAGAGCCGCGCGCCCTGGCCGAGCACATCGCCGGGCACGTGGCCGCCCATCCGCGAAACGAGGTCATCGCATGA
- a CDS encoding 4-hydroxyphenylacetate 3-hydroxylase N-terminal domain-containing protein — MTQFDEPAASTTTQRQLPFTGDEYLESLRDGREVWIYGERVDDVTTHPAFRNSARSIARLYDAMHDPQYRDRLTAPTDTGNGGFTHPLFKVAHTRDDLRASRDAVRVWAELTFGWMGRTPDYKAALLGSLGADPDWYGGYAGNARAWYRDGQERILYLGHAIMQPPVDRHRPPDEVSDVYVHVEDETDNGLIVSGAKVVATGSPLTHHVFISHFGLPMRKKEYALIFMAPTNAPGVKFLSRASYELVAGRSASPFDYPLSSRLDENDSIIVFDRAEIPWESVLVYDIDRMNAFDAESGWESRALLQAATRMTVKLEFLAGLMSKALDIKGGGDARGIQAAFGEIIANRNIVAGLVDGGIESALPHNGGKSLVPNGEVMAAYAAIAPTLYRRVKEIVQTTVSSGLIYLNSNAVDFDTPEMRQYMDRFMRGTGGITAEERSKTMKLFWDAIGSEFGGRHELYELNYFGPPELNHLRCLWGAEEYGALAEWRELVDRCMGDYDLHGWTAPDLAGTADISAIRRG; from the coding sequence ATGACACAGTTCGACGAGCCGGCGGCGTCCACGACGACCCAACGACAGCTGCCGTTCACCGGCGACGAGTACCTCGAGAGCCTGCGCGACGGCCGCGAGGTGTGGATCTACGGCGAGCGGGTCGACGACGTCACCACGCATCCCGCGTTTCGCAACTCCGCCCGGTCGATCGCGCGCCTCTACGACGCAATGCACGACCCGCAGTACCGCGACCGCCTGACCGCGCCCACCGACACCGGCAACGGCGGCTTCACGCACCCGCTCTTCAAGGTCGCGCACACGCGCGATGACCTGCGCGCCTCCCGGGACGCCGTCCGCGTCTGGGCCGAGCTGACATTCGGTTGGATGGGCCGCACGCCGGACTACAAGGCCGCACTGCTCGGCTCCCTGGGCGCCGACCCGGACTGGTACGGCGGGTACGCCGGCAACGCACGCGCCTGGTACCGCGACGGCCAGGAGCGGATCCTCTACCTCGGGCACGCGATCATGCAGCCGCCGGTCGACCGCCACCGGCCGCCCGACGAGGTCTCCGATGTCTACGTCCACGTCGAGGACGAGACCGACAACGGCCTGATCGTCAGCGGCGCCAAGGTCGTCGCCACCGGCTCGCCGCTGACCCACCACGTCTTCATCTCGCACTTCGGGCTGCCGATGCGCAAGAAGGAGTACGCGCTCATCTTCATGGCGCCCACCAACGCGCCCGGCGTGAAGTTCCTCTCCCGGGCCTCCTACGAGCTGGTCGCCGGTCGCTCCGCGAGCCCATTCGACTACCCGCTCTCCAGCCGCCTCGACGAGAACGACTCGATCATCGTCTTCGACCGCGCCGAGATCCCATGGGAGAGCGTCCTCGTCTACGACATCGACCGGATGAACGCGTTCGACGCCGAGTCCGGCTGGGAGTCGCGGGCGCTCCTGCAGGCCGCGACGCGCATGACCGTCAAGCTCGAGTTCCTCGCCGGCCTCATGAGCAAGGCGCTCGACATCAAGGGCGGCGGCGATGCCCGCGGCATCCAGGCCGCCTTCGGCGAGATCATCGCGAACCGCAACATCGTCGCCGGCCTCGTCGACGGCGGCATCGAGTCCGCCCTACCGCACAACGGCGGCAAGTCGCTCGTGCCCAACGGCGAGGTCATGGCGGCGTACGCGGCGATCGCCCCGACGCTCTACCGCCGGGTGAAGGAGATCGTGCAGACGACGGTCTCGTCGGGCCTGATCTACCTGAACTCGAACGCGGTCGACTTCGACACGCCGGAGATGCGCCAGTACATGGATCGCTTCATGCGCGGCACCGGCGGCATCACCGCCGAGGAGCGCTCGAAGACGATGAAGCTGTTCTGGGACGCGATCGGCAGCGAGTTCGGAGGGCGGCACGAGCTCTACGAGCTCAACTACTTCGGCCCGCCGGAACTCAACCACCTCCGCTGCCTGTGGGGCGCGGAGGAGTACGGGGCGCTCGCCGAGTGGCGGGAGCTGGTCGACCGCTGCATGGGCGACTACGACCTCCATGGCTGGACGGCGCCCGACCTCGCCGGCACAGCCGACATCTCGGCGATCCGTCGCGGTTGA
- a CDS encoding LLM class flavin-dependent oxidoreductase, translating to MTRLEFWALFNGPYPEVPWAGHRRSNYIDLPQEEIYDDAVAQRVLEEQLESMVVAEEMGFDGVLLTEQHGGPIGLVGNALTAMMWAAARTSRIQLGAVGPIANAYLTPVRLAEEIALVDIMSKGRLVVGLPMGIGMQYHAYGVMNPAFARERWNEAHELLVKAMTEPGPFEWAGRHFHVPHVNLWPRPLQKPHPPIWIPAVGSRETLELVARHRYVYQCVLTGRATLLRNLELFRELCRAEGYEPEPQQVTMVNTVYVAETDAAARREAEPHVLWQYQNFFNSPFPDAFPPGHVSQASLAGMMRGGYRSSDPADATWEQLEREWGIVAGSPDTVVERLGEIAEATGAGRFLIDVNPGPMPRWQMLKNMSLLAEEVIPRLRGGRPVWADRPLPGAETWSERAERGRQPAVAPSARIDGELVDPRRAVAAGG from the coding sequence ATGACGCGCTTGGAGTTCTGGGCCCTGTTCAACGGCCCGTACCCGGAGGTCCCCTGGGCCGGCCATCGTCGGTCGAACTACATCGACCTGCCGCAGGAGGAGATCTACGACGACGCCGTCGCCCAGCGCGTCCTCGAGGAGCAGCTCGAGTCGATGGTCGTCGCCGAGGAGATGGGGTTCGACGGCGTCCTGCTCACCGAGCAGCACGGCGGCCCCATCGGGCTGGTCGGCAACGCGCTCACGGCCATGATGTGGGCGGCGGCTCGCACCAGCCGGATCCAGCTGGGTGCGGTCGGGCCCATCGCCAACGCCTACCTCACGCCGGTCCGGCTGGCCGAGGAGATCGCGCTCGTCGACATCATGTCCAAGGGCCGGCTGGTGGTGGGCCTGCCGATGGGGATCGGCATGCAGTACCACGCATACGGCGTCATGAACCCGGCGTTCGCGCGCGAGCGCTGGAACGAGGCGCACGAGCTGCTGGTCAAGGCGATGACCGAGCCGGGGCCGTTCGAGTGGGCGGGACGCCACTTCCACGTGCCGCACGTCAACCTGTGGCCGCGTCCGCTCCAGAAGCCGCACCCCCCGATCTGGATCCCGGCGGTCGGCTCGCGCGAGACGCTCGAGCTCGTCGCACGGCACCGTTACGTGTACCAGTGCGTCCTCACGGGGCGGGCGACCCTCCTGCGCAACCTCGAGCTGTTCCGGGAGCTCTGCCGCGCGGAGGGCTACGAGCCCGAGCCGCAGCAGGTGACGATGGTCAACACCGTCTACGTGGCCGAGACCGATGCCGCCGCGCGGCGCGAGGCCGAGCCCCACGTCCTCTGGCAGTATCAGAACTTCTTCAACTCGCCGTTCCCGGACGCATTCCCGCCCGGGCACGTCAGCCAGGCGTCGCTGGCGGGGATGATGCGCGGGGGCTACCGCAGCTCCGATCCGGCCGACGCGACCTGGGAGCAGCTCGAACGCGAGTGGGGCATCGTCGCCGGATCGCCGGACACCGTCGTCGAGCGCCTGGGCGAGATCGCCGAGGCGACCGGCGCGGGGCGCTTCCTGATCGACGTCAACCCCGGTCCCATGCCGCGCTGGCAGATGCTGAAGAACATGTCGCTGCTCGCCGAGGAGGTCATCCCGCGCCTGCGCGGCGGCCGTCCCGTGTGGGCCGACCGGCCGCTGCCCGGCGCGGAGACGTGGTCCGAGCGGGCCGAGCGCGGCCGGCAGCCGGCCGTCGCGCCGAGCGCCCGGATCGACGGCGAGCTCGTCGACCCGCGCCGCGCGGTCGCGGCCGGCGGCTGA
- a CDS encoding MFS transporter, with product MVQPAPPRSAHPNLLLALLLLTQFLVVLLDVDATLALPAIQRDLGFSGADLQWVQTAYMIGFGGFLLLAGRAADLFGRRRVLVAGLAVFTAASVGCGLAPTAVTLVAGRAAQGFGSALAAAAALSIITVTFTRGAGRDRALGLLGLVSGVAATLGLLVGGVVTELMGWRWVFLIMVPVSAAAALATLRVVPAHPGTRGDGPLDVVGAVAASLAVALIVVSVAESGSAGWGSAAVLGPLAGALVLAAAFAAWERRVRAPILPPHILRLRNVVGGNLATLVFGALLLGILALLSVFLQEARGLSPIECGLWMLPTGLGSLTLSVAASRLVGRFGFRRMLAGALGLTAAGSAGLSAVGADGSLWLVYLPAAAAFGIGICFSEVSSVITTSDDLGHGAEAGLSSGLWSTSTQVGGAIGLGILATVMAHASDEPGAAGVAAGFRDAALLGAGIGAVGVLVVLAVVRDRAPARCGSPISSARGG from the coding sequence GTGGTCCAGCCCGCCCCGCCGCGCTCCGCACATCCGAACCTGCTGCTCGCGCTGCTGCTGCTGACGCAGTTCCTGGTGGTCCTGCTCGACGTCGACGCGACGCTCGCGCTCCCGGCCATCCAGCGCGACCTCGGGTTCTCCGGCGCCGACCTCCAGTGGGTGCAGACTGCGTACATGATCGGCTTCGGCGGCTTCCTCCTGCTCGCGGGCCGGGCCGCCGACCTGTTCGGCCGGCGGCGGGTGCTCGTCGCCGGACTGGCGGTCTTCACCGCCGCCTCCGTGGGCTGCGGCCTCGCGCCGACGGCGGTGACGCTGGTCGCCGGCCGCGCGGCCCAGGGCTTCGGCTCCGCGCTCGCCGCGGCCGCCGCGCTGTCGATCATCACCGTGACGTTCACCCGCGGGGCCGGGCGCGACCGGGCGCTGGGCCTCCTCGGACTGGTCTCCGGCGTCGCGGCGACGCTGGGGCTGCTCGTCGGTGGAGTGGTGACGGAGCTCATGGGGTGGCGCTGGGTCTTCCTGATCATGGTCCCGGTGAGCGCCGCCGCCGCGCTGGCCACGCTGCGCGTCGTCCCGGCGCATCCGGGCACGCGCGGCGACGGGCCGCTCGACGTCGTCGGGGCGGTCGCGGCGTCGCTGGCCGTCGCGCTGATCGTCGTGAGCGTGGCCGAGTCGGGCAGCGCCGGGTGGGGCTCGGCCGCCGTCCTGGGCCCGCTCGCCGGCGCCCTCGTCCTCGCCGCCGCGTTCGCCGCTTGGGAGCGGCGCGTGCGCGCGCCCATCCTGCCGCCGCACATCCTGCGCCTGCGCAACGTCGTCGGGGGCAACCTGGCGACGCTCGTCTTCGGGGCGCTGCTGCTCGGCATCCTCGCGCTGCTGTCCGTGTTCCTGCAGGAGGCGCGCGGGCTATCGCCGATCGAGTGCGGGCTGTGGATGCTGCCCACCGGCCTTGGCTCGTTGACCCTGTCGGTCGCGGCGTCGCGCCTCGTCGGACGCTTCGGCTTTCGCAGGATGCTCGCGGGGGCCCTCGGGCTCACCGCCGCCGGGTCTGCGGGGCTGTCCGCGGTGGGCGCCGACGGGTCGCTGTGGCTCGTCTACCTGCCGGCCGCCGCGGCGTTCGGCATCGGGATCTGCTTCTCGGAGGTCTCGAGCGTCATCACCACGAGCGACGACCTTGGCCACGGTGCTGAGGCCGGCCTGTCGTCCGGGCTGTGGAGCACGAGCACGCAGGTCGGCGGCGCGATCGGTCTCGGGATCCTCGCCACGGTGATGGCGCACGCATCGGACGAGCCGGGGGCGGCCGGGGTGGCCGCGGGCTTCCGCGACGCCGCGCTGCTCGGCGCAGGCATCGGCGCCGTGGGCGTGCTGGTCGTCCTGGCGGTCGTGCGCGACCGCGCACCGGCGCGGTGCGGCTCGCCGATCAGCTCGGCCCGAGGCGGGTGA
- a CDS encoding 4-hydroxyphenylacetate 3-hydroxylase family protein, which produces MSLSSEQEPRRPDDSGSSPVARPYTGDEYLESLRDGREVWIYGERVDDVTAHPAFRNGARSVARLYDALHDESRRAVLTGPTDTGNGGFTHPFFRTPRSKDDLRASRAAIRAWQQMGYGFMGRTPDYKASFLGTLGANSAFYEDYEANAERWYRMAQERVMYLDHAIVHPPVDRHLSPDEVPDVYMHVDEETDAGLIVSGAKMVATNAALTQANFVAHYGAPVRKDAFGLVFAVGMDTPGVKLVARQSYEFQAATVGSPFDYPLSSRLDENDSVLILERALVPWEDVFCYGAEVANAWMQGSGFVERLAFQAVVRFTVKLEFLAGLFARAQAVNGTETTAAGQEALGELLMWRNLFAGLTDGMIENAHPWAGDAVQPDGSYGVVYLHMASQAYVRIRQLIEETVGSNLIYLNSNAADFHNEQLRPVLDRFYRGSHGMAAPDRVKTMKLLWDAIGSEFGSRHELYELNYGAPRRTNRMRSLWGAQASGLLEHCQEMVEGCMTEYDLDGWTAGDLVDPGDVSVVRRRVTG; this is translated from the coding sequence ATGAGCCTCAGCAGCGAGCAGGAGCCGCGCCGGCCCGACGACAGCGGTTCGTCGCCTGTAGCACGTCCGTACACCGGCGACGAGTACCTCGAGAGCCTGCGCGACGGCCGCGAGGTCTGGATCTACGGCGAACGGGTCGACGACGTCACCGCGCATCCCGCCTTTCGCAACGGCGCGCGCTCCGTGGCTCGGCTCTACGACGCGCTGCACGATGAGAGCCGGCGCGCTGTGTTGACGGGCCCCACCGACACGGGCAACGGCGGGTTCACGCACCCGTTCTTCCGCACGCCGCGCAGCAAGGACGACCTGCGTGCGTCGCGCGCCGCGATCCGCGCCTGGCAGCAGATGGGCTACGGGTTCATGGGGCGCACGCCCGACTACAAGGCGTCGTTTCTCGGCACCCTCGGGGCCAACTCGGCGTTCTACGAGGACTACGAGGCCAACGCCGAGCGCTGGTATCGCATGGCCCAGGAGCGGGTCATGTACCTCGACCATGCGATCGTCCATCCGCCCGTCGATCGGCACCTGTCGCCCGACGAGGTGCCGGACGTCTACATGCACGTCGACGAGGAGACTGATGCGGGACTCATCGTCAGCGGCGCCAAGATGGTGGCGACCAACGCGGCGCTGACGCAGGCGAACTTCGTCGCCCACTACGGCGCCCCGGTGCGCAAGGACGCGTTCGGCCTCGTGTTCGCGGTGGGCATGGACACCCCGGGCGTCAAGCTCGTCGCGCGCCAGTCCTACGAGTTCCAGGCGGCGACCGTGGGAAGCCCCTTCGACTACCCGCTGTCCAGCCGCCTCGACGAGAACGACTCCGTGCTGATCCTCGAGCGGGCGCTCGTCCCGTGGGAGGACGTCTTCTGCTACGGCGCCGAGGTCGCGAACGCCTGGATGCAGGGCTCTGGGTTCGTCGAGCGCCTCGCCTTCCAGGCGGTCGTGCGCTTCACGGTCAAGCTCGAGTTCCTCGCCGGCCTGTTCGCCCGGGCGCAGGCGGTCAACGGGACCGAGACGACGGCAGCCGGTCAGGAGGCGCTGGGGGAGCTGCTGATGTGGCGCAACCTCTTTGCCGGGCTGACCGACGGTATGATCGAGAACGCCCACCCGTGGGCCGGCGACGCCGTGCAGCCGGACGGGTCGTATGGCGTGGTGTACCTGCACATGGCGTCGCAGGCATATGTCCGCATCCGCCAGCTCATCGAGGAGACCGTCGGGTCGAACCTGATCTATCTCAACTCCAACGCCGCCGACTTCCACAACGAGCAGCTGCGCCCGGTCCTCGATCGGTTCTATCGCGGGTCGCACGGCATGGCGGCGCCCGACCGGGTCAAGACGATGAAGCTGCTCTGGGACGCGATCGGCTCGGAGTTCGGCAGCCGCCACGAGCTCTACGAGCTCAACTACGGCGCGCCGCGCCGCACCAACCGCATGCGGTCGCTCTGGGGCGCGCAGGCGAGCGGTCTCCTGGAGCACTGCCAGGAGATGGTCGAAGGCTGCATGACCGAGTACGACCTCGACGGCTGGACCGCCGGCGATCTCGTCGATCCGGGTGACGTGAGCGTCGTCCGGCGCCGCGTCACGGGCTAA
- a CDS encoding LLM class flavin-dependent oxidoreductase — protein sequence MPDLEFYLFNFGSYPDVPHVDDTPRRSLYIDAPNELYDPRKGQWVVDSYLDTLEFGEKLGFDGLCTTTQMGGPIGVTPSSMLPAAWLAARTQRIKIVALGPILNTYLSPMRAAEDIALLDTMSGGRLIVGLPMGHGQNWHAAGGMNPAYARDRHWEAHDLMVKAFTEPGPFEWQGEFFHVPYANLWPRPVQQPYPEIWVPAAGSRVTFERCARHHYTYQTLFSPKKALLRNVTAFRKVAEEEFGYTPDPNQIVSVLFVHVAETDQQARLEAEPHLRWVFQNMIRANAYDAFPPGHFSPQSLRGFLTGGGYRNRDIGDMTYEEIVDEGWGVIGSPDTVCEQLDDIVTQLGAGRVIVIADNGAMPNWMIRKSMTLMAEQVIPRFRPPGGAPVWAREDPRPVPTHAQLGADLMGRTLPAHPEAVMPDGDRIDVRTGHVADAR from the coding sequence ATGCCCGATCTCGAGTTCTATCTGTTCAACTTCGGGTCCTACCCGGACGTTCCACACGTCGACGACACGCCACGCCGGTCGCTCTACATCGACGCGCCGAACGAGCTCTACGACCCCCGCAAGGGCCAGTGGGTTGTGGACTCCTACCTCGACACCCTCGAGTTCGGCGAGAAGCTCGGCTTCGACGGCCTGTGCACGACGACACAGATGGGCGGGCCGATCGGCGTCACGCCGAGCTCGATGCTGCCGGCCGCCTGGCTCGCGGCGCGGACGCAGCGGATCAAGATCGTGGCGCTCGGCCCGATCCTCAACACGTACCTCTCCCCCATGCGGGCGGCCGAGGACATCGCGCTGCTCGACACGATGAGCGGCGGGCGCCTCATCGTCGGGCTGCCGATGGGCCACGGCCAGAACTGGCACGCAGCCGGCGGCATGAACCCCGCGTACGCGCGCGACCGTCACTGGGAGGCCCACGACCTCATGGTCAAGGCCTTCACGGAACCGGGGCCGTTCGAGTGGCAGGGCGAGTTCTTCCACGTGCCCTACGCCAACCTGTGGCCGCGTCCGGTCCAGCAGCCGTACCCGGAGATCTGGGTCCCGGCCGCCGGCTCGCGCGTCACGTTCGAGCGCTGCGCCCGGCACCACTACACGTACCAGACGCTGTTCTCGCCGAAGAAGGCGCTGCTGCGCAACGTGACCGCCTTCCGCAAGGTGGCCGAGGAGGAGTTCGGCTACACGCCCGACCCCAACCAGATCGTCTCGGTGCTGTTCGTCCACGTCGCCGAGACCGACCAGCAGGCGCGGCTGGAGGCCGAGCCCCACCTGCGCTGGGTCTTTCAGAACATGATCCGCGCGAACGCCTACGACGCGTTCCCGCCCGGGCACTTCAGCCCGCAGTCGCTGCGCGGCTTCCTGACGGGAGGCGGCTACCGCAACCGCGACATCGGCGACATGACCTACGAGGAGATCGTCGACGAGGGCTGGGGCGTCATCGGCTCGCCCGACACGGTCTGCGAGCAGCTCGACGACATCGTCACGCAGCTGGGTGCGGGACGCGTCATCGTCATCGCCGACAACGGGGCGATGCCCAACTGGATGATCCGCAAGTCCATGACGCTGATGGCCGAGCAGGTCATCCCGCGCTTCCGTCCGCCGGGCGGCGCGCCGGTCTGGGCGCGCGAGGACCCGCGACCGGTCCCCACCCACGCGCAGCTCGGCGCCGACCTCATGGGCCGCACGCTGCCCGCCCATCCCGAGGCGGTCATGCCCGACGGCGACCGCATCGACGTCCGCACCGGCCACGTCGCGGACGCCCGATGA
- a CDS encoding IclR family transcriptional regulator translates to MTPSDTARPALSAGAQTLDRGLHILELLADAPHGLTVTELATALGVHRAVVYRLVTTLTSRGLVARSDGGRVRLWTGVVRLARGAFSELRTAAMPELETLARDVEATATLSVADGGEAICIAVVEPQNTVMHVAYRTGTRHPLTMGASGKAILAGHAPQPNEPPDVAAARRRGYVQTEGELQSGAVGLAAPIRVGAAPPEASVAVVSLAPLGPECAPRVVDAADRISRALTDAML, encoded by the coding sequence ATGACCCCGTCCGATACCGCCCGCCCCGCCCTGAGCGCGGGCGCTCAGACGCTGGACCGCGGGCTGCACATCCTGGAGCTCCTGGCCGACGCCCCGCACGGGCTCACGGTCACGGAGCTCGCGACGGCGCTGGGCGTCCATCGCGCGGTCGTCTACCGCCTCGTGACCACGCTCACCAGCCGCGGGCTGGTCGCCCGCTCCGACGGCGGTCGCGTCCGGCTGTGGACCGGCGTCGTCCGGCTCGCCCGGGGAGCATTCTCGGAGCTGCGCACCGCCGCGATGCCCGAGCTCGAGACGCTCGCGCGAGACGTCGAGGCGACCGCCACGTTGAGCGTCGCCGATGGCGGCGAGGCGATCTGCATCGCCGTCGTCGAGCCGCAGAACACGGTCATGCACGTCGCCTACCGGACCGGGACGCGCCATCCCCTGACGATGGGCGCGTCCGGCAAGGCGATCCTCGCTGGCCATGCACCGCAGCCGAACGAGCCGCCCGACGTGGCCGCCGCCCGCCGCCGCGGGTACGTGCAGACGGAGGGCGAGCTGCAGAGCGGCGCCGTCGGTCTGGCGGCGCCGATCCGCGTCGGCGCCGCCCCGCCCGAGGCCAGCGTCGCGGTGGTGAGCCTGGCGCCGCTGGGCCCGGAGTGCGCGCCGCGCGTCGTGGATGCCGCCGATCGGATCTCGCGCGCGCTCACCGACGCGATGCTGTAG
- a CDS encoding TetR/AcrR family transcriptional regulator codes for MASTARRRRRHDPERRDRIARAAIAVVARDGIDGLTHRAVARQADVPLGSTTYHFAGKDDLLNSAVELAQSADREMLAQALERFGPHEDLAGALAQLIEHLTVHDRERLLFDYELFLAARQRPALAASARRWVDDTEALIGRFTDARTARVLIHMVEGMLAESVVLHEPMPAHSIEPDFRRVLAG; via the coding sequence ATGGCCTCAACGGCGCGGCGGCGACGACGCCATGATCCCGAGCGTCGCGACCGGATCGCGCGCGCGGCGATCGCCGTCGTGGCGCGCGATGGCATCGATGGCCTGACCCATCGTGCCGTCGCCAGGCAAGCCGACGTGCCGCTCGGGTCGACCACGTATCACTTCGCAGGCAAGGACGATCTGCTCAACAGCGCGGTCGAGCTCGCGCAGTCCGCGGACCGCGAGATGCTCGCTCAGGCGCTCGAGCGGTTCGGCCCGCACGAGGACCTCGCGGGCGCGCTGGCGCAGCTGATCGAGCACCTGACCGTCCACGATCGCGAGCGGCTGCTGTTCGACTACGAGCTCTTCCTGGCGGCGCGCCAGCGCCCGGCGCTCGCGGCGAGCGCGCGGCGCTGGGTCGACGACACCGAGGCGCTCATCGGCCGCTTCACGGACGCGCGGACGGCCCGGGTGCTCATCCACATGGTCGAGGGCATGTTGGCGGAGTCCGTGGTGCTGCACGAGCCGATGCCGGCGCACAGCATCGAGCCGGACTTCCGGCGGGTGCTCGCCGGCTGA